The following coding sequences are from one Coffea arabica cultivar ET-39 chromosome 11e, Coffea Arabica ET-39 HiFi, whole genome shotgun sequence window:
- the LOC113718911 gene encoding amine oxidase [copper-containing] zeta, peroxisomal isoform X3, whose protein sequence is MSRAQTRHPLDPLTAAEISVAVATVRAAGATPEVRDSMRFIEVGLVEPPKNVVALADAYFFPPFQPSLLPRTKGGPAIPSKLPPRQARLVVYNKKSNATSIWIVELSEVHAVTRGGHHRGKVISSTIVPNVQPPMDAVEYAECEAVVKEFPAFREAMKKRGIADMDLVMVDPWCVGYYGEADAPNRRLAKPLIFCRTESDCPMENGYARPVEGIHVLVDMQNMVVLEFEDRRLVPLPPPDPLRNYTAGETQGGVDRSDVKPIHIIQPEGPSFRVDGHFVQWQKWNFRIGFTPREGLVIYSVAYVDGSRGRRPVAHRLSFVEMVVPYGDPNDPHYRKNAFDAGEDGLGKNAHSLKKGCDCLGYIKYFDAHFTNFTGGVETIENCVCLHEEDHGILWKHQDWRTGLAEVRRSRRLTVSFICTVANYEYGFFWHFNQDGKIEAEVKLTGILSLGALQPGEVRKYGTTVAPGLYAPVHQHFFVARMDMAVDCKPGGTHNQVVEVNVIVEEPGDDNVHSNAFYAEEKLLKTELEAMRDCNPSTARHWIVRNTRAVNRTGQLTGYKLVPGSNCQRLARPEAKFLRRAAFLKHNLWVTPYSHDEKFPGGEFPNQNPGVGEGLATWVKENRPLEETDIVLWYVFGVTHVPRLEDWPVMPVEHIGFTLMPHGFFNCSPAIDVPPSLCDSDVKENGMITKPCHNGLVAKL, encoded by the exons ATGTCGAGGGCTCAAACCCGCCATCCATTGGATCCTTTAACTGCTGCTGAGATCTCTGTGGCTGTGGCAACTGTGAGGGCTGCTGGAGCAACCCCTGAG GTGAGAGATAGCATGCGATTCATTGAGGTGGGCTTGGTGGAACCGCCTAAAAATGTGGTTGCTTTAGCTGATGCATATTTTTTCCCACCTTTCCAACCGTCACTGTTGCCCAGAACAAAAGGTGGACCTGCAATTCCTAGTAAACTTCCTCCCAGGCAAGCTAGACTTGTTGTTTACAATAAAAAATCAAATGCGACAAGCATCTGGATTGTGGAACTATCAGAAGTTCATGCTGTGACTCGAGGGGGTCATCACAGGGGCAAAGTCATTTCCTCAACAATTGTTCCCAATGTACAGCCTCCAATG GATGCTGTTGAATATGCTGAATGTGAAGCTGTTGTGAAGGAGTTTCCTGCTTTTCGAGAAGCAATGAAGAAGAGGGGTATTGCGGATATGGACCTTGTGATGGTTGATCCCTG GTGTGTTGGTTACTATGGCGAGGCTGATGCACCTAATCGCAGACTTGCTAAACCACTCATCTTCTGTAGAACTGAAAGTGACTGCCCCATGGAAAATGGTTATGCCCGTCCAGTTGAAGGAATCCATGTATTGGTTGACATGCAAAATATGGTTGTACTAGAATTTGAAGATCGTAGACTGGTTCCCCTTCCACCACCTGATCCATTGAGGAACTATACGGCTGGTGAAACACAGGGTGGTGTTGATCGGAGCGATGTAAAACCTATACATATCATTCAACCTGAGGGTCCGAGTTTTCGTGTTGATGGTCATTTTGTTCAATGGCAAAAG TGGAATTTTCGGATTGGTTTCACCCCTAGGGAGGGTTTGGTTATTTACTCTGTTGCATATGTTGATGGTAGCCGAGGACGTAGGCCTGTGGCCCACAGATTAAGTTTTGTTGAGATGGTAGTTCCTTATGGAGATCCAAATGATCCACACTATAGAAAAAATGCTTTTGATGCTGGGGAAGATGGACTTGGTAAAAATGCTCATTCTTTGAAGAAG GGTTGTGACTGTTTGGGATATATAAAGTACTTTGATGCACACTTCACGAACTTTACTGGAGGTGTTGAAACAATTGAAAACTGTGTTTGCTTGCATGAAGAGGATCATGGAATTTTATGGAAGCATCAAGATTGGAGGACAGGTTTAGCTGAAGTGAGGAGGTCACGTAGATTGACAGTATCGTTTATATGTACTGTTGCAAACTATGAGTACGGATTCTTCTGGCACTTCAATCAG GATGGGAAAATCGAAGCTGAGGTAAAGCTCACAGGTATTCTCAGCCTAGGTGCTCTGCAACCTGGAGAAGTTCGAAAGTATGGAACAACCGTTGCGCCAGGATTATATGCACCAGTGCATCAACACTTTTTTGTGGCACGCATGGACATGGCTGTTGATTGCAAGCCTGGAGGAACTCATAATCAG GTTGTTGAGGTAAATGTCATAGTTGAAGAACCAGGAGACGATAATGTTCACAGCAATGCATTTTATGCTGAAGAGAAACTGCTCAAAACTGAACTGGAAGCAATGCGTGATTGCAATCCTTCAACTGCTAGGCATTGGATT GTCAGGAATACAAGGGCGGTCAACCGTACTGGGCAACTAACAGGCTACAAACTAGTGCCTGGTTCAAATTGCCAGCGACTGGCTCGTCCTGAGGCAAAGTTTCTAAGAAGAGCAGCATTCTTAAAGCACAACCTTTGGGTCACCCCTTACTCACATGATGAGAAGTTTCCAGGAGGAGAGTTTCCCAATCAAAATCCCGGTGTTGGAGAAGGGCTGGCTACGTGGGTGAAGGAGAATCGACCACTGGAGGAGACCGACATTGTTCTTTG GTACGTTTTTGGAGTTACACATGTCCCTCGCCTGGAAGACTGGCCAGTCATGCCAGTGGAGCACATCGGCTTTACGCTTATG CCTCATGGGTTTTTCAATTGCTCACCAGCCATAGATGTTCCTCCTAGCTTGTGTGACTCAGATGTGAAGGAGAACgggatgataacaaagccatgCCATAATGGACTTGTTGCCAAGCTTTGA
- the LOC113718911 gene encoding amine oxidase [copper-containing] zeta, peroxisomal isoform X2, with product MASTSEKATPLFPEASISASATAASREVWTPADHAEIPQPKQPSPSSVKAIVESSAPASASKGTGLPLPSMSRAQTRHPLDPLTAAEISVAVATVRAAGATPEVRDSMRFIEVGLVEPPKNVVALADAYFFPPFQPSLLPRTKGGPAIPSKLPPRQARLVVYNKKSNATSIWIVELSEVHAVTRGGHHRGKVISSTIVPNVQPPMEFPAFREAMKKRGIADMDLVMVDPWCVGYYGEADAPNRRLAKPLIFCRTESDCPMENGYARPVEGIHVLVDMQNMVVLEFEDRRLVPLPPPDPLRNYTAGETQGGVDRSDVKPIHIIQPEGPSFRVDGHFVQWQKWNFRIGFTPREGLVIYSVAYVDGSRGRRPVAHRLSFVEMVVPYGDPNDPHYRKNAFDAGEDGLGKNAHSLKKGCDCLGYIKYFDAHFTNFTGGVETIENCVCLHEEDHGILWKHQDWRTGLAEVRRSRRLTVSFICTVANYEYGFFWHFNQDGKIEAEVKLTGILSLGALQPGEVRKYGTTVAPGLYAPVHQHFFVARMDMAVDCKPGGTHNQVVEVNVIVEEPGDDNVHSNAFYAEEKLLKTELEAMRDCNPSTARHWIVRNTRAVNRTGQLTGYKLVPGSNCQRLARPEAKFLRRAAFLKHNLWVTPYSHDEKFPGGEFPNQNPGVGEGLATWVKENRPLEETDIVLWYVFGVTHVPRLEDWPVMPVEHIGFTLMPHGFFNCSPAIDVPPSLCDSDVKENGMITKPCHNGLVAKL from the exons ATGGCCTCAACTTCGGAAAAAGCGACGCCCCTTTTCCCTGAAGCTTCTATCTCCGCCTCTGCCACGGCTGCCAGCCGTGAGGTCTGGACCCCGGCTGATCACGCTGAAATCCCACAACCAAAGCAACCTTCCCCTTCTTCTGTGAAAGCCATTGTTGAGTCATCTGCCCCAGCTTCTGCTTCCAAAG GTACAGGTCTACCACTACCAAGCATGTCGAGGGCTCAAACCCGCCATCCATTGGATCCTTTAACTGCTGCTGAGATCTCTGTGGCTGTGGCAACTGTGAGGGCTGCTGGAGCAACCCCTGAG GTGAGAGATAGCATGCGATTCATTGAGGTGGGCTTGGTGGAACCGCCTAAAAATGTGGTTGCTTTAGCTGATGCATATTTTTTCCCACCTTTCCAACCGTCACTGTTGCCCAGAACAAAAGGTGGACCTGCAATTCCTAGTAAACTTCCTCCCAGGCAAGCTAGACTTGTTGTTTACAATAAAAAATCAAATGCGACAAGCATCTGGATTGTGGAACTATCAGAAGTTCATGCTGTGACTCGAGGGGGTCATCACAGGGGCAAAGTCATTTCCTCAACAATTGTTCCCAATGTACAGCCTCCAATG GAGTTTCCTGCTTTTCGAGAAGCAATGAAGAAGAGGGGTATTGCGGATATGGACCTTGTGATGGTTGATCCCTG GTGTGTTGGTTACTATGGCGAGGCTGATGCACCTAATCGCAGACTTGCTAAACCACTCATCTTCTGTAGAACTGAAAGTGACTGCCCCATGGAAAATGGTTATGCCCGTCCAGTTGAAGGAATCCATGTATTGGTTGACATGCAAAATATGGTTGTACTAGAATTTGAAGATCGTAGACTGGTTCCCCTTCCACCACCTGATCCATTGAGGAACTATACGGCTGGTGAAACACAGGGTGGTGTTGATCGGAGCGATGTAAAACCTATACATATCATTCAACCTGAGGGTCCGAGTTTTCGTGTTGATGGTCATTTTGTTCAATGGCAAAAG TGGAATTTTCGGATTGGTTTCACCCCTAGGGAGGGTTTGGTTATTTACTCTGTTGCATATGTTGATGGTAGCCGAGGACGTAGGCCTGTGGCCCACAGATTAAGTTTTGTTGAGATGGTAGTTCCTTATGGAGATCCAAATGATCCACACTATAGAAAAAATGCTTTTGATGCTGGGGAAGATGGACTTGGTAAAAATGCTCATTCTTTGAAGAAG GGTTGTGACTGTTTGGGATATATAAAGTACTTTGATGCACACTTCACGAACTTTACTGGAGGTGTTGAAACAATTGAAAACTGTGTTTGCTTGCATGAAGAGGATCATGGAATTTTATGGAAGCATCAAGATTGGAGGACAGGTTTAGCTGAAGTGAGGAGGTCACGTAGATTGACAGTATCGTTTATATGTACTGTTGCAAACTATGAGTACGGATTCTTCTGGCACTTCAATCAG GATGGGAAAATCGAAGCTGAGGTAAAGCTCACAGGTATTCTCAGCCTAGGTGCTCTGCAACCTGGAGAAGTTCGAAAGTATGGAACAACCGTTGCGCCAGGATTATATGCACCAGTGCATCAACACTTTTTTGTGGCACGCATGGACATGGCTGTTGATTGCAAGCCTGGAGGAACTCATAATCAG GTTGTTGAGGTAAATGTCATAGTTGAAGAACCAGGAGACGATAATGTTCACAGCAATGCATTTTATGCTGAAGAGAAACTGCTCAAAACTGAACTGGAAGCAATGCGTGATTGCAATCCTTCAACTGCTAGGCATTGGATT GTCAGGAATACAAGGGCGGTCAACCGTACTGGGCAACTAACAGGCTACAAACTAGTGCCTGGTTCAAATTGCCAGCGACTGGCTCGTCCTGAGGCAAAGTTTCTAAGAAGAGCAGCATTCTTAAAGCACAACCTTTGGGTCACCCCTTACTCACATGATGAGAAGTTTCCAGGAGGAGAGTTTCCCAATCAAAATCCCGGTGTTGGAGAAGGGCTGGCTACGTGGGTGAAGGAGAATCGACCACTGGAGGAGACCGACATTGTTCTTTG GTACGTTTTTGGAGTTACACATGTCCCTCGCCTGGAAGACTGGCCAGTCATGCCAGTGGAGCACATCGGCTTTACGCTTATG CCTCATGGGTTTTTCAATTGCTCACCAGCCATAGATGTTCCTCCTAGCTTGTGTGACTCAGATGTGAAGGAGAACgggatgataacaaagccatgCCATAATGGACTTGTTGCCAAGCTTTGA
- the LOC113718911 gene encoding diamine oxidase [copper-containing] 1, peroxisomal isoform X4, translated as MASTSEKATPLFPEASISASATAASREVWTPADHAEIPQPKQPSPSSVKAIVESSAPASASKGTGLPLPSMSRAQTRHPLDPLTAAEISVAVATVRAAGATPEVRDSMRFIEVGLVEPPKNVVALADAYFFPPFQPSLLPRTKGGPAIPSKLPPRQARLVVYNKKSNATSIWIVELSEVHAVTRGGHHRGKVISSTIVPNVQPPMDAVEYAECEAVVKEFPAFREAMKKRGIADMDLVMVDPWCVGYYGEADAPNRRLAKPLIFCRTESDCPMENGYARPVEGIHVLVDMQNMVVLEFEDRRLVPLPPPDPLRNYTAGETQGGVDRSDVKPIHIIQPEGPSFRVDGHFVQWQKWNFRIGFTPREGLVIYSVAYVDGSRGRRPVAHRLSFVEMVVPYGDPNDPHYRKNAFDAGEDGLGKNAHSLKKGCDCLGYIKYFDAHFTNFTGGVETIENCVCLHEEDHGILWKHQDWRTGLAEVRRSRRLTVSFICTVANYEYGFFWHFNQDGKIEAEVKLTGILSLGALQPGEVRKYGTTVAPGLYAPVHQHFFVARMDMAVDCKPGGTHNQVVEVNVIVEEPGDDNVHSNAFYAEEKLLKTELEAMRDCNPSTARHWIFRSGIQGRSTVLGN; from the exons ATGGCCTCAACTTCGGAAAAAGCGACGCCCCTTTTCCCTGAAGCTTCTATCTCCGCCTCTGCCACGGCTGCCAGCCGTGAGGTCTGGACCCCGGCTGATCACGCTGAAATCCCACAACCAAAGCAACCTTCCCCTTCTTCTGTGAAAGCCATTGTTGAGTCATCTGCCCCAGCTTCTGCTTCCAAAG GTACAGGTCTACCACTACCAAGCATGTCGAGGGCTCAAACCCGCCATCCATTGGATCCTTTAACTGCTGCTGAGATCTCTGTGGCTGTGGCAACTGTGAGGGCTGCTGGAGCAACCCCTGAG GTGAGAGATAGCATGCGATTCATTGAGGTGGGCTTGGTGGAACCGCCTAAAAATGTGGTTGCTTTAGCTGATGCATATTTTTTCCCACCTTTCCAACCGTCACTGTTGCCCAGAACAAAAGGTGGACCTGCAATTCCTAGTAAACTTCCTCCCAGGCAAGCTAGACTTGTTGTTTACAATAAAAAATCAAATGCGACAAGCATCTGGATTGTGGAACTATCAGAAGTTCATGCTGTGACTCGAGGGGGTCATCACAGGGGCAAAGTCATTTCCTCAACAATTGTTCCCAATGTACAGCCTCCAATG GATGCTGTTGAATATGCTGAATGTGAAGCTGTTGTGAAGGAGTTTCCTGCTTTTCGAGAAGCAATGAAGAAGAGGGGTATTGCGGATATGGACCTTGTGATGGTTGATCCCTG GTGTGTTGGTTACTATGGCGAGGCTGATGCACCTAATCGCAGACTTGCTAAACCACTCATCTTCTGTAGAACTGAAAGTGACTGCCCCATGGAAAATGGTTATGCCCGTCCAGTTGAAGGAATCCATGTATTGGTTGACATGCAAAATATGGTTGTACTAGAATTTGAAGATCGTAGACTGGTTCCCCTTCCACCACCTGATCCATTGAGGAACTATACGGCTGGTGAAACACAGGGTGGTGTTGATCGGAGCGATGTAAAACCTATACATATCATTCAACCTGAGGGTCCGAGTTTTCGTGTTGATGGTCATTTTGTTCAATGGCAAAAG TGGAATTTTCGGATTGGTTTCACCCCTAGGGAGGGTTTGGTTATTTACTCTGTTGCATATGTTGATGGTAGCCGAGGACGTAGGCCTGTGGCCCACAGATTAAGTTTTGTTGAGATGGTAGTTCCTTATGGAGATCCAAATGATCCACACTATAGAAAAAATGCTTTTGATGCTGGGGAAGATGGACTTGGTAAAAATGCTCATTCTTTGAAGAAG GGTTGTGACTGTTTGGGATATATAAAGTACTTTGATGCACACTTCACGAACTTTACTGGAGGTGTTGAAACAATTGAAAACTGTGTTTGCTTGCATGAAGAGGATCATGGAATTTTATGGAAGCATCAAGATTGGAGGACAGGTTTAGCTGAAGTGAGGAGGTCACGTAGATTGACAGTATCGTTTATATGTACTGTTGCAAACTATGAGTACGGATTCTTCTGGCACTTCAATCAG GATGGGAAAATCGAAGCTGAGGTAAAGCTCACAGGTATTCTCAGCCTAGGTGCTCTGCAACCTGGAGAAGTTCGAAAGTATGGAACAACCGTTGCGCCAGGATTATATGCACCAGTGCATCAACACTTTTTTGTGGCACGCATGGACATGGCTGTTGATTGCAAGCCTGGAGGAACTCATAATCAG GTTGTTGAGGTAAATGTCATAGTTGAAGAACCAGGAGACGATAATGTTCACAGCAATGCATTTTATGCTGAAGAGAAACTGCTCAAAACTGAACTGGAAGCAATGCGTGATTGCAATCCTTCAACTGCTAGGCATTGGATT TTCAGGTCAGGAATACAAGGGCGGTCAACCGTACTGGGCAACTAA
- the LOC113718911 gene encoding amine oxidase [copper-containing] zeta, peroxisomal isoform X1 gives MASTSEKATPLFPEASISASATAASREVWTPADHAEIPQPKQPSPSSVKAIVESSAPASASKGTGLPLPSMSRAQTRHPLDPLTAAEISVAVATVRAAGATPEVRDSMRFIEVGLVEPPKNVVALADAYFFPPFQPSLLPRTKGGPAIPSKLPPRQARLVVYNKKSNATSIWIVELSEVHAVTRGGHHRGKVISSTIVPNVQPPMDAVEYAECEAVVKEFPAFREAMKKRGIADMDLVMVDPWCVGYYGEADAPNRRLAKPLIFCRTESDCPMENGYARPVEGIHVLVDMQNMVVLEFEDRRLVPLPPPDPLRNYTAGETQGGVDRSDVKPIHIIQPEGPSFRVDGHFVQWQKWNFRIGFTPREGLVIYSVAYVDGSRGRRPVAHRLSFVEMVVPYGDPNDPHYRKNAFDAGEDGLGKNAHSLKKGCDCLGYIKYFDAHFTNFTGGVETIENCVCLHEEDHGILWKHQDWRTGLAEVRRSRRLTVSFICTVANYEYGFFWHFNQDGKIEAEVKLTGILSLGALQPGEVRKYGTTVAPGLYAPVHQHFFVARMDMAVDCKPGGTHNQVVEVNVIVEEPGDDNVHSNAFYAEEKLLKTELEAMRDCNPSTARHWIVRNTRAVNRTGQLTGYKLVPGSNCQRLARPEAKFLRRAAFLKHNLWVTPYSHDEKFPGGEFPNQNPGVGEGLATWVKENRPLEETDIVLWYVFGVTHVPRLEDWPVMPVEHIGFTLMPHGFFNCSPAIDVPPSLCDSDVKENGMITKPCHNGLVAKL, from the exons ATGGCCTCAACTTCGGAAAAAGCGACGCCCCTTTTCCCTGAAGCTTCTATCTCCGCCTCTGCCACGGCTGCCAGCCGTGAGGTCTGGACCCCGGCTGATCACGCTGAAATCCCACAACCAAAGCAACCTTCCCCTTCTTCTGTGAAAGCCATTGTTGAGTCATCTGCCCCAGCTTCTGCTTCCAAAG GTACAGGTCTACCACTACCAAGCATGTCGAGGGCTCAAACCCGCCATCCATTGGATCCTTTAACTGCTGCTGAGATCTCTGTGGCTGTGGCAACTGTGAGGGCTGCTGGAGCAACCCCTGAG GTGAGAGATAGCATGCGATTCATTGAGGTGGGCTTGGTGGAACCGCCTAAAAATGTGGTTGCTTTAGCTGATGCATATTTTTTCCCACCTTTCCAACCGTCACTGTTGCCCAGAACAAAAGGTGGACCTGCAATTCCTAGTAAACTTCCTCCCAGGCAAGCTAGACTTGTTGTTTACAATAAAAAATCAAATGCGACAAGCATCTGGATTGTGGAACTATCAGAAGTTCATGCTGTGACTCGAGGGGGTCATCACAGGGGCAAAGTCATTTCCTCAACAATTGTTCCCAATGTACAGCCTCCAATG GATGCTGTTGAATATGCTGAATGTGAAGCTGTTGTGAAGGAGTTTCCTGCTTTTCGAGAAGCAATGAAGAAGAGGGGTATTGCGGATATGGACCTTGTGATGGTTGATCCCTG GTGTGTTGGTTACTATGGCGAGGCTGATGCACCTAATCGCAGACTTGCTAAACCACTCATCTTCTGTAGAACTGAAAGTGACTGCCCCATGGAAAATGGTTATGCCCGTCCAGTTGAAGGAATCCATGTATTGGTTGACATGCAAAATATGGTTGTACTAGAATTTGAAGATCGTAGACTGGTTCCCCTTCCACCACCTGATCCATTGAGGAACTATACGGCTGGTGAAACACAGGGTGGTGTTGATCGGAGCGATGTAAAACCTATACATATCATTCAACCTGAGGGTCCGAGTTTTCGTGTTGATGGTCATTTTGTTCAATGGCAAAAG TGGAATTTTCGGATTGGTTTCACCCCTAGGGAGGGTTTGGTTATTTACTCTGTTGCATATGTTGATGGTAGCCGAGGACGTAGGCCTGTGGCCCACAGATTAAGTTTTGTTGAGATGGTAGTTCCTTATGGAGATCCAAATGATCCACACTATAGAAAAAATGCTTTTGATGCTGGGGAAGATGGACTTGGTAAAAATGCTCATTCTTTGAAGAAG GGTTGTGACTGTTTGGGATATATAAAGTACTTTGATGCACACTTCACGAACTTTACTGGAGGTGTTGAAACAATTGAAAACTGTGTTTGCTTGCATGAAGAGGATCATGGAATTTTATGGAAGCATCAAGATTGGAGGACAGGTTTAGCTGAAGTGAGGAGGTCACGTAGATTGACAGTATCGTTTATATGTACTGTTGCAAACTATGAGTACGGATTCTTCTGGCACTTCAATCAG GATGGGAAAATCGAAGCTGAGGTAAAGCTCACAGGTATTCTCAGCCTAGGTGCTCTGCAACCTGGAGAAGTTCGAAAGTATGGAACAACCGTTGCGCCAGGATTATATGCACCAGTGCATCAACACTTTTTTGTGGCACGCATGGACATGGCTGTTGATTGCAAGCCTGGAGGAACTCATAATCAG GTTGTTGAGGTAAATGTCATAGTTGAAGAACCAGGAGACGATAATGTTCACAGCAATGCATTTTATGCTGAAGAGAAACTGCTCAAAACTGAACTGGAAGCAATGCGTGATTGCAATCCTTCAACTGCTAGGCATTGGATT GTCAGGAATACAAGGGCGGTCAACCGTACTGGGCAACTAACAGGCTACAAACTAGTGCCTGGTTCAAATTGCCAGCGACTGGCTCGTCCTGAGGCAAAGTTTCTAAGAAGAGCAGCATTCTTAAAGCACAACCTTTGGGTCACCCCTTACTCACATGATGAGAAGTTTCCAGGAGGAGAGTTTCCCAATCAAAATCCCGGTGTTGGAGAAGGGCTGGCTACGTGGGTGAAGGAGAATCGACCACTGGAGGAGACCGACATTGTTCTTTG GTACGTTTTTGGAGTTACACATGTCCCTCGCCTGGAAGACTGGCCAGTCATGCCAGTGGAGCACATCGGCTTTACGCTTATG CCTCATGGGTTTTTCAATTGCTCACCAGCCATAGATGTTCCTCCTAGCTTGTGTGACTCAGATGTGAAGGAGAACgggatgataacaaagccatgCCATAATGGACTTGTTGCCAAGCTTTGA